The following is a genomic window from Thermoanaerobaculia bacterium.
CTATGAGAACCTCAAGGATTGGCTGATCAAGCGCAAGGCCCTCTTCTCCCGCGAGGCGCTGGACGCGGGCATTCCGGTTCCGAGCGGCATCCTGCTCATGGGAATGTCGGGCTGCGGCAAGAGCCTCGGCATCAAGGTGATCTCGACCCTCTGGAACCTTCCGCTCTTCCGGCTCGACATGAACAGCGTGTTCTCCGGGGCGTCCGGCAACGCCGAGATGGCGTTTCTCAAGGCCCTGCGGACCGTCGAAGCGGCCGCGCCCGCCGTTCTCTGGATCGACGAGATCGAGATGGGCGTCGGCTCGACGGGGCAGGGAGACTCCTCGATGTCGCGCATCTTCGCGGGGTTCCTGACGTGGATGCAGGAGAAGGACCCGTTCGTCTTCGTCGCGGCGACCGCCAACCGCATCCACCTGCTGCCCGCGGAGATCATCCGCAAGGGCCGTTTCGACCAGGTCTTCTTCGTCGACCTTCCGAACGAGGAGGAGCGCAAGCAGATCTTCGGGATCCACCTCGGGCGCAACCGGCAGGACCCGGCGAAGTTCGACCTCGTCTTCCTCGCCAAGGCGACGAAGGGGTGGAACGGCGCCGAGATCGAGCAGGCCGTCGTCTCCGCCGTCGTGGACGCCTATTCCGAGAAGCGCGCTCTGACGGAGCAGGACCTCTACAAGATGATCTCCTCGACCGTGCCGCTGTCGGTGACGATGGAAGACCAGATCAAGGCCATCAAGTCGTGGGCCCACGACCGGGCCATCAGCGCTTCGAAATAGCTGGCGGGGCGATGCATCGAGCCGTCCTCCTCCGCTCTGCGGAGCGACGGCGCGATCAGCGGTGAGCTCGCGCGATCCGAATCGGCCCATCTCTGCCGACGGGATCGCGCCGAAGCTTCAGCGAAGGCGGAGACGGGCGCGTGCCGCCCGCGAGGCTCTGTTCGGAGTCGTTGTCATTCCCGCGAAAGCGGGAATCCCCGTCGTTCCTGGAAAGCGGGGTCCCCGCATTCGCGGTGACGGCCGCTTCGCGGTCGCCTGACGGTCTCTGGCCGTCGATCTGACCGGAGTGAGCCCCGGCAGTTAACGCGCGGGCTAGTTGTTCAGCGGGTTCGTCTCGCCCCGGTAGGGTCTCAGCACGTCGGCCGCCTCCT
Proteins encoded in this region:
- a CDS encoding AAA family ATPase: MKGVDKIRRALLGGHPVIYVQTWEEGRVERVVSHFAKSFYQQPAAFGIWSIVDGLKQDGKAVPDTKDPLKALSAIIAGSGPAFYLMKDLPGAMNGDGGGHPELTRLIRDAYRALKDKGRFLFLVSPRLYIPEDAKKEVFYLEYELPDEVEITKILEAVLKARLDDGGISDVDRKRLALALKGLTGDEIGHLLNKVFATRRAFDESAFQEVLAEKEQMSKKEGVLEFVPPKFTIADLGGYENLKDWLIKRKALFSREALDAGIPVPSGILLMGMSGCGKSLGIKVISTLWNLPLFRLDMNSVFSGASGNAEMAFLKALRTVEAAAPAVLWIDEIEMGVGSTGQGDSSMSRIFAGFLTWMQEKDPFVFVAATANRIHLLPAEIIRKGRFDQVFFVDLPNEEERKQIFGIHLGRNRQDPAKFDLVFLAKATKGWNGAEIEQAVVSAVVDAYSEKRALTEQDLYKMISSTVPLSVTMEDQIKAIKSWAHDRAISASK